Genomic DNA from Acidimicrobiales bacterium:
CGTCGTGGCGATTGCTCGTCGCATTGTGCGCAGCATTCGCGCTGACCGCCGCAAGTTGTGGCAGCAGCAGCAGCGATGCCTCGGCAGGTGATGCCTCGGACGGAGAGGACACGGCCACCACGGCCGACGGCGGGAGTGACGGCGGCGCCGACGATTCCTCCGATGACGCAGCCGCCGGGGGCGAGTGCTCCGAGCCGACCGAGATCACCTGGCTCGGCACGATCAAGATCGAGATCCAGGATCAGTTCCGGGCCGCGATCGACGAGTACAACGCAACCAACACCGATTGCGTGAGTGTCGAGATCGTCGACGCTCCGCAGGGCCAGCCGTTCCTCCAGACCATCACGCCGCTGTACGAGTCGGGCAACGCCCCGACCATCATTACCGCGCTCCAGGAGATCCCCGACATGGCCCCGCGGGTCATGGACTGGACCGGTCAGCCACTGGTCGATCTTGCCGCCGAGGGCACCCTCGACGTCGCCAACATCGACGGCAAGCAGGCCGGTATCCCGATCACCGCTGAGGCATTCGGTCTCCTCTACAACAAGTCGGTCCTCGACGCCGCCGGTGTCGATCCGACTGCGGTCACCACCCGCAGCGAACTCGCTGCAGCGCTCGAGGCGGTCGCCGGCACGGCCCCCGCAGCGGTGCACTTCTCGGGTCTGTGGTGGTCACTGGGTGCTCACTTCACCAACATTTATCACACCAACGCCGCCGAGACCTCCGAGGAGCGGCTCGCCATCCTCGATGAGCTCACTGCCGGCAACTACGACCTGATGTCCGACCCTGTCTTCATCGACTGGCTCGACACGTTCGATCTGCTGAAGGCGAACACGATCGGCTCGGCCACGATCGCCGACACCGACTACGACGTGGGCGTCGAGAACCTGGCTACCGGTGAGGTCGGCTTCTGGTTCATGGGCAACTGGGCCGAGCCGAACCTGCTCGGCGCCACCCCCGACGGTGAGTTCGGCGTGATGCCCGTGCCGATCAGCGACACCGCCGGCGCCTACGGCAACGACGGCATCTCGGTCGGCGTGCCCTTCTACCTCATGATCGATGAGGAGCAGTCGTCACCCGAGCAGCGCGAGGCTGCCATCGCCGTGGTCACCTGGTTCCTCACCACCCCCGAGGGCCAGACCTACTGGGCCGGCCCGCTCGAGGACAACGGCATGGGCTTCATCCCCGTCTACGACGGCTTCACCGTCAGCCCCTCCACCTACATGGCCTCCGAGATCGCCGACTATGTTGCCGCCGGCAAGGCCCTCCAGTGGGTGAACAGCGCCTACCCGTCGGGTCTGCAGGATTGCTACGGCGCCGCCGCTCAGAAGTACTACGCCGATCAGTCCGATCGCGAGACCTTCGCCGGTGAGCTCGAAGCCTGCTGGACGGCCTGATCCCGCTGGTTGAGCGCTCGACGTTCGACCTGTAGCAAACTCAGCGTGTGCTCCCGGAGTCGAAAGACTCCGGGAGCCCATGCGCAACCAAGGGGGTTCCAGCCATGGCAGTTTCCAATCGGCGATCCGAGATCAGCCGGTTCATGCTCTTCGCCTTCGTGCCACTCGCGATCTTCACGCTGGTCTTGATCGTGCCGTTCGCAAGAGGCATCTACTTCACCTTCCGAGACTGGAACGGGTTCGAGACCACGAAGTGGGTCGGCTTCGAGAACTACAGCGCGGCCTGGTCCGACGACAAGTTCTGGTCCTCGATGTGGCTCACGGCGAAGTACGTCGTCGCCAGCGTGGTCTTGGTCAATCTCGTGGCCTTCGGCCTGGCGCTGCTCGTGACGCTGCCGATGCGAGGCACCCATGTGCTGCGCACCGTGTTCTTCGTCCCCAACCTCCTCGCCGGGGTGATCCTCGGCCTGGTGTGGCAGTTCCTCTTCGCCCAGGCCTTTCCCGTGATCGCGAGTCCGATCTTCCAGTCCAACTGGCTGATCGAGACCACCGGGGCGTTCTGGGCCATGGTCATCGTGACCGTGTGGCAGATGTCGGGCTACCTGATGATCGTCTACGTGACGGCGCTGATGAGCATCGACGAGTCGCTACTGGAAGCCTCGCTCATCGATGGGGCCACCGGATTCAAACAGATGTTGTACGTTAAGATCCCGCTCATCGTCCCCGCCTTCACCATCTCGTTGTTCCTGACCATCCGGAACGCGTTCATGGTCTACGACCTCAACCTCTCGCTGACCGGTGGCGGCCCGTTCCGGACCACCGAACTCGTCTCGATGCAGGTATTCAACGAGGCGTTCCAGCTCGGCAACTGGGCCAAGGGGCAGGCAGAGGCCGTCACGATGTTCATCGTGATCGCCATCGCCGCCGTCATCCAGGTGGGCATCTCCAAGCGATTCGAGGTTCAAGCATGAGCGACATGATCGACCAGATCGAACCCACCGAAGCAACCCATGTGGCAGCGCCGAGGAAGAAGTCCGGCCGGCGAGTTCTCGGCCTCATGGCCATCGTGCTCGCTGCGCTCTATGCGTTCCCGTTCGCGATGGTGATCCTGAACTCGGTCAAGGAACGGCGCACCGTGATCAGTGATCCGCTCGGCGTCCCCTCACCGTTCAAGTGGGACAACTTCACCGAGGCCATCGACAAGATGGGCTATTGGCAGGCCCTCCTGAACACGTTCATCGTCACCGTCATCAGCGTGTCGGCCATCATCGTCACGTCGTCGATGCTGGCCTACTACCTCGCCCGGACGAAGTCGAAGTTCTCCACCACCACCTTCCTCGTGCTCGTGGCGTCGATGGTGGTGCCCTTCCAGGCCCTGATGATCCCGTTCGTCGGTTTCTTCTTGAGGGATCTCAGCTTCCCCGCCAACCAATACACGATCGCGTTCTTCTACGTCGGGTTCGGGGTCGCCCTGTCGACCTTCCTCTACCACGGCTTCATCTCGAACATCCCGATCTCGCTCGACGAGGCCGCGGCGATCGATGGTGCGGGGCCCATCATGACGTTCCGCACGGTCGTCTTCCCGTTGCTCGGACCGGTCACGGCGACCGTGGCGATCATCAATACCTTGTGGATCTGGAACGACTACCTGCTCCCCTCGCTGGTGCTCGTCGAGAACGACGAGAAGACCATCCCGCTGAGGACTTTCGTGTTCTTCGGTCAGTACACCTCCGACTATGGCCTGGCCATGGCCGGTCTGTTGTTATCGATCGTTCCGATCGTGGTCTTCTACTTCATGATGCAGAAGCGCATCATCGCCGGAATCTCCGCTGGTGCGGTGAAGTGACATCGATGCCCTGGTGGCGACATGCCGTCGTCTACCAGGTGTATCTCCAATCCTTCGCTGACTCGAATGGCGATGGTGTCGGCGACATCTGTGGCCTCATCGGGCGGCTTCCCTACCTTCGGGACTTGGGTGTCGACGCCGTCTGGATCACGCCCTGGTACCCATCGCCGTTCCACGATGGCGGCTACGACGTCGCCGATTACTGCGACATCGATCCCCGGTTCGGCACCCTCGACCACGCCAAGGTCCTCATCCAGAATGCACACGCGCTCGATCTCAAGGTCATCATCGACCTGGTGCCGAACCATACGTCGACGGACCACCGCTGGTTTCGGGAAGCGCTGGCCTCCCCGCCAGGTTCCGCCGAGCGTGACCGCTACCTCTTCCGGTCGGGTCGGGGACCCGACGGGTCGCTTCCGCCGAGCAACTGGGAGTCGATCTTCGGAGGACCGGCGTGGGAGCGCGCCGCCGACGGCGAGTGGTATCTCCACAGCTTCGCCCCGACCCAGGCGGATCTGAACTGGGACAACCCCGAGGTGGTCGCGTCCTTCGATGAGATCCTTCGCTTCTGGCTCGATGTTGGTGTCGATGGGTTCCGCGTCGACGTGGCCCACGGTCTGTTCAAGGACGATCCGACCGTCGATCTCGAACTCGAGCTCGAGCCCGGCGTTGCGTTGCACCGCCTCACCGAGGCGGCCGACCACCCGATGTGGGACCGAGACCGCATCCACGACATCGTTCGCCGTTGGCGGCGCATCGTCGATGAGTACGGCGACCGGCTCATGGTCGCCGAGGCGGTCGTCCACCCGGCCCGGGTGGCCCGCTACCTCCAGCCCGGTGGCTACCACCAGTCGTTCAACTTCGATCTCCTCGAGACCGACTGGGACGCCCGGCAGTTCCACACGAGCATCGAGCGGTCGATGCGGGCGTTGGAGGAGACTCCCGCGCTTCCCACGTGGGTCGTGTCCAACCACGACGTCGTACGCCCGGCGACGCGGTATGGCCTACCGGTCGGCATCGATTGGTACCGGTGGTCAGCACAAGGGCCACACGATGCCCTCGATGTCGAACGTGGCGCCCGACGGGCCCGAGCCATCGCCCTCGTCACGCTTGCGCTGCCCGGGTCGGCCTACATCTATCAGGGCGAGGAACTCGGACTGCCGGAAGTCTGGGACCTTCCCGTCGAGGTGTTGCGCGATCCCACGTGGGAGCAGTCGGGCCACACGCTCAAGGGACGCGACGGGTGCCGTGTCCCGATCCCATGGGACGCAGACCGTCACGCCATGGGCTTCAGCACGGCCGAACCATGGTTGCCACAACCGCCAGAGTTCCTCGGTCGGTCGGTTGCGGAACAGCTCGACGACGAGCGGTCCTCGCTCAGCCTCTACCGGTCGGCGATCGGGCTTCGCTCGACCTGGCTGCGAGACGGCGACGATCTGACGGTCACAACGCTCGGCAGCGGTGATGTGCTGGCGCTCGGCCGGGCCGGCGGGTTCACCTGTCTGGTCAACATGGGTGACGAGCCCTTCGCCCTGCCCGAAGGCTCCGTGATCCTCGCGTCGAACCCCGATCAGGGCCGAGTGCTCGAGCCTGACTGCGCCGTCTGGATGGTGCGGCCAGACGACATCGAACAGCGTGCTGGAGCGCGCAAGACCAGGTCGTAGATGGCGCCGATCAGCCCCAACCGGCCGCAACTCATCACCTACGTCGATCGACTCGCCTCGGACCTTCAAGGTCTCGACCGGCTGCTTCGCAGTGAGTTGGATGGCGCCTTCGGGGGCGTCCACCTGCTTCCGTTCTTCACCCCGATCGATGGAGCCGACGCGGGATTCGACCCGATCGATCACTGCGAGGTCGACCCCCGACTCGGCACATGGGAGGACGTCGGTCGCATCGGTCGTGACTTCGTCGTCATGGCCGATCTGATCGTCAACCACGTCTCATCGGCGTCTGCGCCGTTCCTCGACTGGCAGGCGCACGGCTCGGCATCACCGTACGACGGCATGTTCCTGACCCTGGAACGCGTCTTTTCCGGTGGACCCGATGACCCCGACATCGACAAGCTCTATCGGCCGCGACCGGGACGCCCATTCACGGCCTACGAGATCGCAGGTCGCGAACAGCAGGTGTGGACCACCTTCACGAGCGACCAGGTCGACATCGACGTGAACAGCCCCGCCGGCCGTGACCATCTGCTCGGTGTGCTCGATCGATTCGCCGCAGCGGGCATCGATCTCGTTCGCCTCGACGCCGTCGGGTACGCGATCAAGAAGCCGGGCTCGTCCAGTTTCATGATCCCGGAGACCTTCGAGTTCATTGATTGGATCACCGAGCAGAGCCGCACGCGTGGCATGGGGGTGCTGGTCGAGATCCACGCCCACCACCGGCACCAGATCGAGATCGCCGATCGAGTCGACGCCGTCTACGACTTCGCACTGCCCCCGCTCGTCCTCCACGCGCTCCACACTGGCGACGCCGCGCCGCTCGAGGAGTGGCTGCGCATCGCCCCACGCAACTGTGTGACCGTGCTCGACACCCACGATGGCATTGGCATCGTCGACGTCGCTCCCGAGGGCGAGCTCGATGGCCTGCTCTCGGCACAGCAGGTCGACGAGTTGGTCGAGACGATGCACGAGGCGAGTGGCGGCCGATCCCGAGAGGCCACGGGCGCAGCGGCGTCGAACCTCGACCTCTACCAGGTGAACACCACGTTCTACGAGGCGCTGGCTTCGGAGGACGAGGCCCATTTCGTCGCCCGGCTCATTCAGGTGTTGTGCCCGGGGATCCCGCAGGTCTACTACGCCGGCCTTCTTGCCGCACCGAATCAGATGGAGCTGCTGCACCGGACCAAGGTGGGCCGCGACATCAACCGTCCCTACTACTCCGACGAGGGTCTTGCCGCGGCGATGCAGACCGACGTGGTCATCGACACGCTCGGACTCCTGCGGTGGCGCAATTGCAACGCCGACCTCTTCGAAGGATCGTTCGACGTCCTCGACTCGCCGTCCGGCGTACTGGCGTTCCGGTGGACACGAGGCGACGATGTGCTGGAGGCGACGATCGATGTCACTCGACGGTCGTTCCGTCTGGAGATCGGTGAGTCGGTGTTCACCTCACCCGCCGACTTCCGCCGCAGCGATCGCTTCCGCTAGCACGTCACAGCGTCGGTGGTCCCGGAACCACCGGCGGAAGGAGCACGCTTCGATGTCACCAATCGACCCGTTCCCACATCTGCACACCCGTCCCTCGCACGGCTGGGTGAACGATCCGAACGGCATCGGCCGTTGGGAGGGTCGCTGGCATGTGATGTACCAGTGGAATCCGAACGCACCGGACCACGGCGACATCCACTGGGGCCATATGTCGTCCACCGACCTCCTGTCGTGGCGGGACGAGGGCGTTGCCCTGCGACCGCGACCCGGGACGATCGACGCGGCCGGTGTGTGGAGCGGGGTCGCGGTTCCAGAAGGCGGCGGCGCAGCACTGGTCTATACCGCCGTCTCCGCCGACGCATCGACCGCTCGTGTTGCCGTGGCTCGCCAGGAGAGCGATGGCGACTGGGTACAGCCCGAACGCACGGCCACCGATCATCCGGATCACGGTCGTTGGTTCGACGTCCGCGATCCCTTCGTCGTCCTCGTTGGCGGGCGCCGCCTCGGGATCATGGGCGCCGGCCAGTTCGACATCACCAATGGGCACCATGGGTCCGCCGAGACCAGGGAGCGTACGCGGACCGGTGCGGTGCTGGTCTACGACGCCGACGACCTCGACGACTGGCGCCTGCTCGGGACGCTGCTCACTGCCGCCGAGCTTCCTGCGCACATGGTCGGCTCGGGTACCTTTTGGGAATGCCCGCAGCTCGTCCCCTTCGGCGAACGGTGGCTACTCGTGGTGTCATGGGACGAACCGGTTCCCGCCGACGAGCGGCGTGGTGAGTCGGCGCCGGAACGTCGCCACGGTGTCGCGGCCTACGTCGGCGATCTCGACCTGTCGGGTTCGGTTCCTCGATTCGTTCCGACTGCGGAGACACCGCTCGACCACGGACCCGACTTCTATGCGCCCCAGCTGGTCGTCGATGACGGGCGCATCTTGGCGTGGGGATGGTCGTGGGAGGGACGTGGTACTGGCACGAACCATCGATCGGCCGCCGACATCGCCGCGTCGGGTTGGGCGGGCACGCTGACGTTTCCGCGTGAGGTGATGGCTGGCCCGTCCGGGCTTCCGGTGTGCATGCCGGCCCACGAGCTCGACCGTCTGAGGGGCGGCGGTCTGCAGGTGCAGGAGGTCGATGGTGTATACGAGATGCACACCTCAGAACCTGCCTGGATGCACACGGCGACAGGTGACGTGATGATCGATCTGGTGAACGATACGACGGGAGCGGTCCGTGCGGCATGGCGAGGATCTACGTCCGGCACCGTCGACGTCTTCGCCGACGGCTCGATCGTCGAGATGTTCACTGCGACAGGCTCGACCACGCTCCGGGCGTATCCGGCGGCCGGCGAGCGGTGGCGGGTTCGCTCCACCGGCCCGGCGCAGGCACAGGTCCTTCACCTCCCGGATGAGCCAGACTTGCCGGGTGGGTGACGCGCTCGACTTCCCGGCAGATGAGGGTCTCCGGGTTGTCCTGCGCCAGTTCGGTGTCGAGCCGTCGGAGCTGCTCGGTCACGGCGGCGAGGCCTGGGTCTATGCGCTTGATGACCTTCGAGTGCTGCGGGTGCTCCACGACTCGGGCAACGGCGAGCACGTGCTCGAGCGACAGACGCTCGTCGACGAACTGCGGCAACATCGGCACGTACTCTTCAAGCTGCCGGAGGTGCTCGAATGTGGGTCGATCGGTGAACGTACGTACGCTGTCGAGCGCCGCCTGCCCGGCGTCGCTGTCAGCGACGCGCTGCACCGCGTGGACCGGCCCAGCCGCCGCAGCCTGATCGAGGCGCATCTCGATACCGCAGCGTTGCTGGGCGATCTCCACCTCGACGCCCGTACCTGGTTCGGTGATCTGCTCGGAGGATCTCCCGTTCGTGCGACGACCTGGCGAGGCTTTCTCCACGACAAAGCGGCATGGAGCCTCGGGCGCGCACCGGGCTTCGAACACGTCGATCCAGCTGAACTCGCAGCGGACCTACCAGACACCACGGAGGGATCCTTCGTCCACCTCGATGCCTTCGCCGGCAACATGCTGGCGGTCGGCTCGGTGATCACCTCCGTCATCGACATCGGCGCATCGAGCATCCGCGGCGACCGCCGGCTCGACCCGCTCAGCGCCGTGGTCTATCTCTGTACCCCGGCCATCACGCCGAACGCCGACGAAGACGACCGGCGCGTCGCCCAGGGCTGGCTGGCGAACGCCGGCTTGTCCGAGTTCTACGAGCCGGCCCGACGCTGGATCGCCGCCTTCTGGGCGTGGGCCGTTGACGACCCGACGCTCCATCAGTGGTGTCGGTCGGTGCTGCTCTGACGGGGAGTGCGGTCCAGATACGGCGGTGATTCACCGAACACTCGGTTCGCCCTCCTCCAGAGCGGCATCGCCCGACCTGATAGGTTCCATCTGAGCGACATCGGAGGGAAACGTGTCGGGATACTCGCTCGGGATCGACCTTGGAACGACCGTGACCGCAGCGGCGGTGGCGACACCGGGTGGTGCGGCGGAGATGGTCGGCCTCAGCCATACGCAGACAACCGAGCCGACGGTCGTGTTTCTCGAGGAAGGCGGTGCGGCCCTGATCGGACGGACCGCCGTCCAACAGGGACGTGCGGATCCACTGCGGCTTGCGCGGGAATTCAAACGACGGTTCGGTGACCCGACGCCGCTGCTCCTCGGGGGCAGCCCGGTATCGGCCGAATCGCTGATGGTCACGATGTTCGAGCGGGTACAGGCGATCGTTGCCGAGCGTTCTGGCGGCGCGCCCGAACATGTCGTGGCCACCTACCCAGCGAATTGGGGGCAGTACCGGCTCTCGCTGTTCGAGGACGCACTCCGCCCGGTGGCGGCAGGGGAACTCTCTGTTCTCCCCGAGCCCGTTGCGGCGGCGGTCCACTACGCCGCGCAGGAACGAGTCGAGGACGGCACTCGTCTGGCGGTATACGACCTGGGAGGTGGCACCTTCGATACGGCGGTGCTCGAGAAATCCGGGGGCAGTTGGGTCCAGCTCGGTGAGGCTGCGGGGATCGAACGGCTTGGTGGGGTCGACTTCGATGAGGCGCTCTACCAGATGACAGTGGACCGACTTGGCATCGATGTTGCGAGTCTCGATCAAGACGATCCGGTGGTCCTGGCCGCGCTTGCTCGCCTTCGCACCGATGTGGTCGAGGCCAAGGAACAGCTCAGCGAGGCGACTTCCGCCACGGTCTCGTCGCTCATTCCCGGCTATGCCTCCGAGGTGCGGCTGAATCGCTCGGAGTTCGAAGCCGCGATCCGTCCGGCGATCGACCGATCGGTCGATGCGCTGGCCGCCACCATCGAACGAGTCGGTGCGACCGGTATCGATCGGGTGCTCCTCGTCGGTGCGAGCTCTCGGATTCCCCTCGTTGCTGCCGCCGTCGGTGGACGAACGGGACTACCGATCGCCGTCGATACCCACCCGAAGCACGCGGTTGCACTCGGTGCTGCGATCAGTCCGTATCTCGCCGAGGCCAGCGAGCCTCCCGATCCGTCGGCCGGCGCTGAGGCGTCCGACCCGACGTCGGACCCGACCCAGCTGCCACTTCCGCCCGTCCTCCCTCCACCGGCGCCCCCCGTCCAGCCGGCCCCTCCCTCGGACTCGGACCCCGCCGAG
This window encodes:
- a CDS encoding sugar ABC transporter permease gives rise to the protein MAVSNRRSEISRFMLFAFVPLAIFTLVLIVPFARGIYFTFRDWNGFETTKWVGFENYSAAWSDDKFWSSMWLTAKYVVASVVLVNLVAFGLALLVTLPMRGTHVLRTVFFVPNLLAGVILGLVWQFLFAQAFPVIASPIFQSNWLIETTGAFWAMVIVTVWQMSGYLMIVYVTALMSIDESLLEASLIDGATGFKQMLYVKIPLIVPAFTISLFLTIRNAFMVYDLNLSLTGGGPFRTTELVSMQVFNEAFQLGNWAKGQAEAVTMFIVIAIAAVIQVGISKRFEVQA
- a CDS encoding carbohydrate ABC transporter permease is translated as MSDMIDQIEPTEATHVAAPRKKSGRRVLGLMAIVLAALYAFPFAMVILNSVKERRTVISDPLGVPSPFKWDNFTEAIDKMGYWQALLNTFIVTVISVSAIIVTSSMLAYYLARTKSKFSTTTFLVLVASMVVPFQALMIPFVGFFLRDLSFPANQYTIAFFYVGFGVALSTFLYHGFISNIPISLDEAAAIDGAGPIMTFRTVVFPLLGPVTATVAIINTLWIWNDYLLPSLVLVENDEKTIPLRTFVFFGQYTSDYGLAMAGLLLSIVPIVVFYFMMQKRIIAGISAGAVK
- a CDS encoding glycoside hydrolase family 13 protein — encoded protein: MPWWRHAVVYQVYLQSFADSNGDGVGDICGLIGRLPYLRDLGVDAVWITPWYPSPFHDGGYDVADYCDIDPRFGTLDHAKVLIQNAHALDLKVIIDLVPNHTSTDHRWFREALASPPGSAERDRYLFRSGRGPDGSLPPSNWESIFGGPAWERAADGEWYLHSFAPTQADLNWDNPEVVASFDEILRFWLDVGVDGFRVDVAHGLFKDDPTVDLELELEPGVALHRLTEAADHPMWDRDRIHDIVRRWRRIVDEYGDRLMVAEAVVHPARVARYLQPGGYHQSFNFDLLETDWDARQFHTSIERSMRALEETPALPTWVVSNHDVVRPATRYGLPVGIDWYRWSAQGPHDALDVERGARRARAIALVTLALPGSAYIYQGEELGLPEVWDLPVEVLRDPTWEQSGHTLKGRDGCRVPIPWDADRHAMGFSTAEPWLPQPPEFLGRSVAEQLDDERSSLSLYRSAIGLRSTWLRDGDDLTVTTLGSGDVLALGRAGGFTCLVNMGDEPFALPEGSVILASNPDQGRVLEPDCAVWMVRPDDIEQRAGARKTRS
- the gtfA gene encoding sucrose phosphorylase codes for the protein MAPISPNRPQLITYVDRLASDLQGLDRLLRSELDGAFGGVHLLPFFTPIDGADAGFDPIDHCEVDPRLGTWEDVGRIGRDFVVMADLIVNHVSSASAPFLDWQAHGSASPYDGMFLTLERVFSGGPDDPDIDKLYRPRPGRPFTAYEIAGREQQVWTTFTSDQVDIDVNSPAGRDHLLGVLDRFAAAGIDLVRLDAVGYAIKKPGSSSFMIPETFEFIDWITEQSRTRGMGVLVEIHAHHRHQIEIADRVDAVYDFALPPLVLHALHTGDAAPLEEWLRIAPRNCVTVLDTHDGIGIVDVAPEGELDGLLSAQQVDELVETMHEASGGRSREATGAAASNLDLYQVNTTFYEALASEDEAHFVARLIQVLCPGIPQVYYAGLLAAPNQMELLHRTKVGRDINRPYYSDEGLAAAMQTDVVIDTLGLLRWRNCNADLFEGSFDVLDSPSGVLAFRWTRGDDVLEATIDVTRRSFRLEIGESVFTSPADFRRSDRFR
- a CDS encoding glycoside hydrolase family 32 protein, translating into MSPIDPFPHLHTRPSHGWVNDPNGIGRWEGRWHVMYQWNPNAPDHGDIHWGHMSSTDLLSWRDEGVALRPRPGTIDAAGVWSGVAVPEGGGAALVYTAVSADASTARVAVARQESDGDWVQPERTATDHPDHGRWFDVRDPFVVLVGGRRLGIMGAGQFDITNGHHGSAETRERTRTGAVLVYDADDLDDWRLLGTLLTAAELPAHMVGSGTFWECPQLVPFGERWLLVVSWDEPVPADERRGESAPERRHGVAAYVGDLDLSGSVPRFVPTAETPLDHGPDFYAPQLVVDDGRILAWGWSWEGRGTGTNHRSAADIAASGWAGTLTFPREVMAGPSGLPVCMPAHELDRLRGGGLQVQEVDGVYEMHTSEPAWMHTATGDVMIDLVNDTTGAVRAAWRGSTSGTVDVFADGSIVEMFTATGSTTLRAYPAAGERWRVRSTGPAQAQVLHLPDEPDLPGG